ATATTTAGTACTGCAAATCCCACAAATCTTGGTATCCTCAATATAGTTTTTTTTGATGTATGGAATTACCAATTTGACGATTAGTGCTACAGCAATAGGGATTATTATGAGATACCAAACCATGAGTAATTGAAATTAATTAGTGTGGAGTTCATAAAGTATACTAATCTTTAATGAATCCATACAGGTTTGAATTGGGGGGGGGGGGTTTGTGGGTTGTACTCTACCTTGGGAAATTTCTTTTGAATGTCATCAAGATCCAATTCCTGTCCAATTGTAGCTGATGCCACAACGTTTTCAATACTTGCCATTGGTTTTGTCTGTGGCATGAATTATCGCGCTTTGAATTATTTTGAGATATTTGTGGATTGTTACAATTTTTGTCTAATATGATAAGCTGTGTGAGTATAATAAAAAAAGAAAAAAAGTTTGATTTTATAATTCTATTACTGAACCTGCTGATATGGAATATTTTTGACTCTGCTCTTCACCGTGAACATCATACCACGATATGTTCAGATTTACCTTGTTTCTGATTGCAGACTCTACTGTGATGCAGCTTGCTTGTCTCAATCTATACTGTATTGGTTTTTCTGGTATTGGGCTTTCTATTGTTTGCTGTGTTGATTTTTTCATGTTTTATAATTAGTAGTTTTGATTTATCCCTGTGAGTGAAAATTAATTTTTGATCGCTGTATCTATTTTGACTAGACGCTGCACCTAAACAAATAAAACTCTGAATTCACAGATGGTGTAAATTCAGAAAAGATGTATTATTTGTGATGGCAAAAAGAATTACAGTTGTTCTTGATGATGACACATTGAAAAAACTCCGACTCTTGCAGGCAAAGATAATAAAAAATAAAAATGCTAATGTCAGTTTCTCAAAAGTAATTAATTTGGTGCTAACAAAGTCACTCTAGCAAATTTATCTTCTCATTTTTATGCACGGTCTTGTAATGCCTTGCCAAGAAACCTTCGCCCTTCAATGTTACGCCGCAAATTTTGCATCTTATTCTTGCCAAAGTATTATTCTCATATTATGATCTGTTAATAATTATTGGGATCGTTCCATTTGAAAATGATTTAAAATGATGTGGTTTTTGAGACTTTTTACTGGATCCTTGCTGTCGCACATACCGCACTCTGACATAGTTTTTAAATATTTTTTGTCTTGTTAAATACTCCATAATACTACTCTATAGGATATTATCCCGTTCTTGTTTAAGTATCTTACTATATCCGACTAGGTATGATTATTGATTATGACCTATATGCTCTAAAAAATGGTCAAAACAGGTGTTAAAATTGGGAAAAGAGAAGGTCAGTGTTACAATTGATAATGATTTACTGGTGTGGTTAGATTCCCAAATTAAGAAGAAAAAATATGCCAGTAGATCCCATGGTTTTGAGTATGCCCTGAATGAGTTAAAGGAAACATCTTCATAGATTCATAACCTCATTTGATTGTAGCATTACCAGTACATTATAACAAAAATTGTACTATGCACTGATCCATGTTATTCATAGAACACATCAGTACTGTTTTAAATGGTCAAAAATTAGAAAATAATAAGTTATGAGGTCAATAAATGAAGAGCAAAATTAGTGATATAAAATAAATAGATGCTGTAATCTGACAAGTGGTAGAAAAAATGTTGCTAGTTTTCTATGAACAGGGTTCACTGAAAAAATCTCAAATTGTGATTTTGTAAAAGATTACAGCGAAAAAAATAAAGAAAAATAACAAAATTTCTTAATCAAATCTTATACGATTCTTCATTCGTATATGTTTAGTGGTTCATTTGTAAGTAAACTTGTAAAAAAACCTGATCCTGAAATAATATTTCGTGAAAATATGCCCAAACATGATCAGATCAAATCTGTATGGACTTGCACATATCATAGATTCGAATACTTTAAGGGCTTCTTATTCTGTGCATTATTACAAGCATGGAAAAACTACCAAAGATAGCAATTTACCTAGCAATTGGAATAGGTGTGACTATCTTTGCACTATTTTTGTATTCAATACTTCCACACATCATTGAAAATTCTGCACGAGATTGGGATAGGGCATTAGGCAATAGCTTGACAGAAGAAGAACTCAAGGAAATGTTTTACACAGATCCTGCTTATGTCGTCTTTAAAGAAAAATATCCAGATGCCACTGAGAGTTTTGAGAGTTGGAACAAGGGTGAAGGTAGGCTGGAATTAGTCATGTATAATTACACAAACTTTAATGAAATTCGATTAAATATCGACTATGATAATTATCGTTCCAAAGTAAATGTGAATGTTAATTGTCAAATTACAAATCCTGGCAGTGATCGTGACATTCACAGAGGTGTTCAAGGATCAGGTGCAGTAGATTTTATTGCAAAAGTTGATTGTCTTAATGGCATTGATGTATTTTCATATCCCCAAACTACCGATTGTGGACCTGGAACACGAGATATTGGAAATGGTGTTTGCATAGTAGAACCTTGAGATGAAAATCAAAACTGGAATTTTGATAATCATTGGAATTTTTGACAAGTTCGTTAATGTGATCTTTGGCATATGCAGAAAGTCTAAATGTGTGCCCTACTTCAAATGAGACGAGAATTTTTTTTAATCTTGTTTTGAATTTTTCATTGAACGGTTCTCGTCAAACTTCTTTATGACTTACCATGTTTCAGGCATTTTAGATTATCCTTTGACATGTTGTCGTATAATAAATGACAAATAATTGCTATAGGCATATTTGAGGATGGATAGTTTACTCAAACTGTTTTATTTTACGTAATGCAATTTTAATGGTATTTAGATCGTCTCTTGCTTCAACCATATTTCCTACAAGTTTGACGAAATATTCGTGTCCTGTATCTTGTGCTTTTTTTATATCTGTCTCATAGCAAGACAATGCTTTTTCTAAAAATGGGATACCTTCCTTTAATTTTGTAATTGATTGAATGTCTGATAAATTATTTTGAATTTTTTGTATTGTTTCATCAATTATGGGAATTGTTTTCATTGCTTGCTGATTTAGGACTGATGAAAACATTGCAGCGGCATCTTTTAGCTCCGGACTATTGCCGATGGTTTTTAGCCTGTTTCTATAATGTTTCAATGACTTAATAATTATTTCATAACCTCCTTCATCTTTCAAATAGATGGCACCAATCCAAAATTTTCCTGACATTTCTCAATATTCTGAATTTTGAATATTATAATTTAGTTGTGGAATTTAGATATATGTCATTTTTTAGTTATGATGATTAGGAGAAATTATTTGTTGTTTAAACATCAAAATTCTCTTGTATGGGTTGTTTACTTTTACTGATCAAGTTTAGCAAAATACCAGCTAAAGTTACGCCCATTCCTGCAAGTCCAATAAATGTTCCAATATTTTTAATCAATCTCAAAAAAGGATCAGTCTGACCTAATTCTATAGAGTAAAACATTACTAGTCCAGAAGCAAACATGACTATTCCAATAATTATTACTGGAAATCCTGTTTTCATATCTAAAGTGTTTTTTTCTAATTAATAAACGGAAATAGTTACAGTGCTGCTCTTTTAAATTGGATTTCTCATCATTAATGATTATTATTGCCTGTTCTTTGTTTTGATCTAAATCATCTAAAATTCCTGTACGTGTGATTTTTTTACAGTCATCTTTGCCAAAGTATGTCAAAAATAATCAAAAAGGTACCAGATAATTTGAAACAATTGACCTTGACAGAAACAATTGAAAAAGTAGAATTTCTAACTGACACTGATAATGGTGATGTCGGTAGGCTAACCACATACTTGAATATCTAAAAAATAATCGATCTCTATACTCCTCAGATCAAGTATGTCTGGAAAGCAAGTTAAATTCATCATTTTCACTTGAAGATGATGTTACTACTGGAGAAAATGAACTGCTCACTAAAATTAAACAGATAATTGATTCTGGGAACGGGGGGGGGGGGATCTTGAAAGATTATGACTCCTCTGTGATGTGATTAAAAATAACAAATCTTTCTATCATTTGGGCATTGTGTATTTAGAATCTGCATTAAATTTCTCAACTCAAATCCAACAAATTAAACCTAAAAAGCAATAGGGACACTACCAAATATTGTTTCCCTCCAAAAGAAATTTCTGCAGAATCTAAACAAAAAATTGTGCAAAAAATTAAAAATCAAAAATTAAAACAACAAGAAAAAATTAAAAAACAAATTAGTGATAAAAACAAAAAACTAAAATCTCTTGAAACTCCCTAATATGGCAAAACTTCTACAAAAAAATCTGTAACAAAGAAACTTAAAAAAGAGAAAAAATAGTTATTTTATTTTAATTGTGATCTCTTCACCATTTCCAATATTTGATGTAATGGTCTGAAGATCTGGATTTGCTTTCAAATAATTTGAAAATTCCTTCATATTCTCCCTATATTTTTCCGGATACAACATATTGTCTGTGATGATGACTCCTTGAATAGAAACCATTGGAAAAATTAAATCAAAATATTCAATGATATTTTCCTTATCTGCGTCAATTAAAACAAAATCAAAAAAATTTCTATATTTTTCTTGTTTGCTAAACTCCTTTATGATGTCTATTGCATTTCCTTCTTTAATGAGGATTGTATCTTGAATCTCTACCTTTAGAAAATTTTCTTTTGCTCTCTTAATTTTGGTTGGATTGTGCTCTACTGTTATGATTTTTCCTGATTGTTCTAAAATCGCTTCAGCACACCATATTGTAGAATAGCCTACTGATGTGCCTATTTCAAGCATATTTTTTGCCTTTTTTAGGCGTAAAATCATGTTTAATAGTTCCCCTGTTTCTTTTGTTATTGCAAGCATCCTATTTTCTGGCAAAACATTGACTTTTCTTGATTTTTCAAGCGATGATTGTACTTCTAATTCATTAAGAACATTAAGAATAGAATCCTTCATGTATTGACATATTCTCAAATGAATATAACTATGATTTTGTGTATTGTCTTTCCTGAAACGTTTTGATAGCTTATATTTAGTAAAAATATTTTTCATTTTATATGGTATCTGCAAAAAAACCTGATCTTTTAGATGTTGTTCAGAAAATTCTTAATTTAGATTCCAAAATGAGGTTTGCTGCTATAATTGATCCAAAGGGTAACATCAGAGAGGCAATTATGAAAACAGGAAAAACTAGTCTTAAAACCCAACACGAGGAAGAACATTTCTGCAAACAAGTTGCCCAAAGAAGATCAATGAGAAAAGAGTTTGATCGTTCTCTTGGTAAAGTGAGATACGTCCATGTTGAAAGAGAAAAAGTATCTCAAATGGTTATTTACACAAAAAGAAATATTGTATATTTTACAATGGAACCTGAAATGCCAATAGATACAAAAATTAGATTAATTACACGAATAAAGAAAATCACTGCAGATCTTTAGAGTTAACTCTGCATTCCATCTCAAAAACTATGACCTTTCACAAATATCTTGGCGATTCTAAAATGTTTGAATATGACAAACATTACAAAGAATGCCGGCAACTAAACAAACCTTTCATCAAGGCAAGAACAAATCCTAATCATGGAAATTATTATGTTCAAATTGATTTGATTACTTGCAACTATGAACTGACAAAAAAAGAACAAGAAGAAATCGTACAACTATTCAAAAATGAAATGATTTTTATAAAATCCTCACCGAATATTCTAAATTTCAGTATAGATAAAGAACTAGCATGGTTTGATGGTGTATCTCCTGAACATGTAGATGATTTTTGTAACTGTCTTTATGATTTAACTCAAAAATATCATGCTAGAATCTAATCAAATTTTTTAAAATTTTGTCAACAACCTGAACTTCCTGCCTTCTTTCTTTTATGGTAGTCTCATTCCATTTTTTTGCAAATTCTGACTGTTTGTCTAATTTTTCTAATTCTTCAATGTATTTTATTAGGTGTATTTTATAGTCCTGGAGCAAGTCTAAGTGCTTGTTGTGGTTTTTTTCAGTTGGCGTTACCATCCCATTCCTCTTCTTTAATCTCTGGAAACATCTCTCTTATTCGCTTTCTGTCTTTTTCCATTGCGTCAATTCTATTATCTAGGTGTTCTTTGATGGCCTGCTCTCTCTCTTGCTCTTTTTCTTTTTGAATATTTGAAATAACTTCAGTCAAAGATCTGTAATATGCAATATGGTTTTTCTTTGACTCCTCTGATCTGTCCTCTTTTTTTACATCCATGAAAAATTATTGGTTTAATTGAAAATAAGTACTTGATCATTTAATTCACATTTACACTAATATTGAATTTAAATTATCAAATAATATGAAAATTCTAGTTGATGAAAATCTAGATGGCATGGATGAACGACTAAAAGATTTGGGGTATGATGTTCAAAGTGTGCGAAAACTGCAGATTACAGGAAAAAAACTTGGCTCTGATTATTCCATAATTAACTATGCTCGTGAAAATGACATGATCATAGTAACAAAAGATACAGAATTTCGTAAGGCAAGTGAGGAAAACGATTTTCCATTGATTCTCCTTGATGATGATGAGATTCTCAAAGTAATCATAGAAAAACTAAAAAATTTCAGTTGACATTATTTGAATCCATTTGTGATATTCTCAAGTTTGCAAGAATCTCATTTAGAAAATCATCCTCTGGCTGATGTGCAATATCGTCCATAATTATTTTCCAACAATCCTCAATCTTTCTGTTTACCTGCGAGAACATCTTATCTTTTTTAAATGCTGGATAGTATGATAGTAACTTCATTATTCCATCTGTTGATTGCACAATGTGTATCAAGTGGATGATGGCCCTCAGTCGTTCATGGAATGAAAATTTTTCTTCATTACTAATGGTGTTGAAATTTTTTATTTCTTCAAAAACTGTTTCAATTTCTTTATGTAAACTTTTCAGTTGATTGTTTACTGATTCGTATAGATTTATCAATTCATATTCTATGTGAGATCTACTATGGACTTTTTTCTCTATTTCTCCTGCTTCTACTAGTGCACTGATTTCTCTGTAAACAATTTTCTCATTTCCCATCTTCTCAATTACCCTCTTGGCAAGTTCAGTGCCTCGAATTTTCCCGTTTTCATTGAGAATTCTGATGATCTCTGTTCTGATAATCTGTGAATCTTTATCCATAATTTCTCCCAGGATTATTTTTGATATTTTCCTAGCACTGATTTTTCCCCAATCTCATTAATCTCTCTTATTAATAATTCCAAAATTTCTATTCCTTTTTTGATTGGTTCTTTGTCAATACTTTTCAATTCTAAATTTTTTTTGAGTACATTTTTTTCATTATTAATAAAACTCAACAAACTAACATTTCCCCCCATGTTGAGATTTATAAAAAAATCAACATATTCTGAAGGTGACTCTATTCCCAT
This genomic window from Nitrosopumilus ureiphilus contains:
- a CDS encoding DUF5615 family PIN-like protein; the protein is MKILVDENLDGMDERLKDLGYDVQSVRKLQITGKKLGSDYSIINYARENDMIIVTKDTEFRKASEENDFPLILLDDDEILKVIIEKLKNFS
- a CDS encoding O-methyltransferase, whose translation is MKDSILNVLNELEVQSSLEKSRKVNVLPENRMLAITKETGELLNMILRLKKAKNMLEIGTSVGYSTIWCAEAILEQSGKIITVEHNPTKIKRAKENFLKVEIQDTILIKEGNAIDIIKEFSKQEKYRNFFDFVLIDADKENIIEYFDLIFPMVSIQGVIITDNMLYPEKYRENMKEFSNYLKANPDLQTITSNIGNGEEITIKIK
- a CDS encoding ribbon-helix-helix domain-containing protein yields the protein MGKEKVSVTIDNDLLVWLDSQIKKKKYASRSHGFEYALNELKETSS
- a CDS encoding DUF6659 family protein produces the protein MVSAKKPDLLDVVQKILNLDSKMRFAAIIDPKGNIREAIMKTGKTSLKTQHEEEHFCKQVAQRRSMRKEFDRSLGKVRYVHVEREKVSQMVIYTKRNIVYFTMEPEMPIDTKIRLITRIKKITADL